From one Verrucomicrobiota bacterium genomic stretch:
- a CDS encoding tyrosinase family protein, protein MEVTRRNFIKITASGLVLFGRTSPLAVAEAASTSTLTHPRMKLEDFVKDQNRVKSLQRGVQVMKSRKPSDPRSWFFQAAVHGVEPDAVADAQKQDPDVAKVDQKRFWNQCPHFPELKLASANFLIWHRAYVYYFERILRDAAQDPGLSLPYWDYTDKKQRGFPALYGAPENDPATGQPTNPLYDARRENAFTQGLLELSDAAVSTDFAFQAEKFFGVTADGGFAGAANDLEPGAQGRIETTPHNNVHFAIGGFIATDPAGNSGTGGLMSQVTTAAGDPIFWAHHCNIDRLWSVWDCLPHRQWGSAPPAAWFTEKPWWFYDRDATPQNLERGFYMQAENLHIHFDTDKSTCHPLSANLPGRVRRVAAAAGSDEAVAAAAVATPERVDLGAINQPVELSSSLPTVKEVPLTGRNVFGARAVKEALLDVPSGKERHLLLELSGIDYQTVPAAAYQVYVNLPEGATPTPDSSNYVGSLALFGIKHAGAHHSGGHSQSFDVTGIVKDQSTDGKSLKVTIVPVPLLVPRAGATAAAAAVPIRDAHVTVDRLQVIAIQADTTTTE, encoded by the coding sequence GCCCGCTCGCCGTCGCCGAGGCTGCGTCCACGTCCACGCTGACCCATCCTCGGATGAAGCTTGAGGATTTTGTCAAAGATCAGAACCGGGTTAAATCCCTTCAGCGCGGCGTCCAGGTGATGAAATCGCGCAAGCCGTCCGATCCACGCAGCTGGTTTTTTCAGGCCGCGGTGCATGGGGTCGAGCCTGATGCGGTTGCAGACGCTCAAAAACAGGATCCTGACGTTGCCAAGGTCGACCAAAAACGCTTCTGGAATCAGTGTCCGCATTTCCCGGAACTGAAGCTTGCCTCGGCGAATTTCTTGATCTGGCATCGTGCGTACGTCTACTACTTCGAACGGATTCTGCGTGACGCCGCCCAAGACCCGGGGCTTAGCCTTCCCTACTGGGATTATACCGACAAGAAGCAGCGGGGCTTTCCGGCGTTGTATGGGGCCCCGGAGAACGATCCTGCGACAGGGCAGCCCACCAACCCCCTTTACGATGCGCGCCGGGAAAATGCGTTTACGCAGGGATTACTTGAGCTCAGTGATGCCGCCGTCTCGACCGACTTCGCCTTTCAGGCGGAAAAATTTTTCGGCGTGACCGCTGACGGCGGGTTTGCCGGTGCCGCCAACGACCTTGAACCGGGTGCGCAAGGCCGGATCGAAACGACTCCTCACAATAATGTGCACTTTGCCATCGGCGGCTTTATCGCGACGGACCCTGCCGGCAACAGCGGCACGGGCGGGCTCATGTCGCAGGTCACCACGGCGGCAGGAGATCCCATTTTCTGGGCTCATCACTGCAACATCGATCGTCTCTGGAGCGTCTGGGACTGCCTTCCCCATCGTCAATGGGGCAGTGCGCCGCCGGCAGCTTGGTTTACCGAAAAGCCGTGGTGGTTTTACGACCGTGACGCAACCCCGCAGAACCTCGAACGCGGCTTCTACATGCAGGCAGAGAACCTCCACATCCATTTCGATACGGACAAGTCGACCTGCCATCCGTTATCCGCCAACCTTCCGGGGCGCGTCAGGCGCGTCGCGGCGGCTGCAGGGAGCGATGAAGCCGTTGCGGCGGCTGCGGTTGCCACCCCTGAGCGGGTCGACCTCGGCGCCATCAATCAGCCGGTGGAACTCTCGTCAAGCCTGCCTACCGTCAAAGAGGTCCCGCTTACCGGTAGAAACGTGTTCGGTGCCCGCGCCGTCAAGGAGGCATTGCTCGACGTGCCCTCCGGAAAGGAGCGTCACCTTCTGCTCGAGCTAAGCGGCATCGATTACCAAACCGTTCCTGCGGCTGCCTACCAGGTCTACGTAAACCTTCCCGAGGGCGCCACTCCCACTCCGGATAGCTCAAACTACGTCGGCAGTCTGGCGCTGTTCGGAATCAAGCACGCGGGAGCGCACCACTCCGGCGGCCACAGCCAGTCGTTTGACGTCACCGGGATCGTCAAAGATCAAAGTACAGACGGCAAATCTCTGAAGGTCACCATCGTGCCCGTTCCCCTCCTCGTGCCACGCGCCGGCGCGACCGCCGCGGCAGCCGCCGTTCCGATTCGTGACGCCCATGTAACCGTGGACCGGCTGCAGGTCATCGCGATCCAGGCGGACACGACCACGACAGAATAG
- a CDS encoding VOC family protein, which produces MKDSPFGFQSVKVIALGATDVVRARRFYSQILQLEEDRETTGEVGYRIGSSVLSIREYPPTGDPNPRITLQVPDARETEKRLVERAVTISDPVTLYEGRFWVGGFLDSEGNKLWFCSHA; this is translated from the coding sequence ATGAAAGATTCACCTTTCGGATTCCAATCAGTCAAGGTAATTGCGTTGGGCGCAACAGATGTCGTTCGAGCCCGGCGTTTCTATTCGCAAATCCTCCAGTTGGAGGAAGATCGCGAAACGACCGGTGAGGTGGGTTACCGAATCGGCAGCTCGGTACTGAGTATCCGCGAATATCCTCCCACCGGGGATCCGAATCCGCGCATCACCTTGCAAGTACCGGATGCTCGAGAGACCGAGAAACGATTAGTGGAACGAGCAGTTACCATATCTGACCCGGTGACGCTGTACGAAGGCAGGTTCTGGGTAGGCGGCTTCCTGGACTCAGAGGGAAACAAACTCTGGTTTTGTTCCCACGCTTAA